From a region of the Tiliqua scincoides isolate rTilSci1 chromosome 4, rTilSci1.hap2, whole genome shotgun sequence genome:
- the TMEM200C gene encoding transmembrane protein 200C — MIATGGLLRISARKQDPSRPQSLPKRKRKAKKKRKNDVVVVKGKLKFCSLSGLIALCGILVLLVGIALAVIGYWPKPLYRAGSFGDSHFSPPQGSSHKNPSRIQTEDLGISQPEGSETNISLAGNKKGLPHSSTSSTSASFLFQLFSRYLHSDKLKVLGPLIMGIGIFLFICANAVLHENRDKKTKIINLRDLYSTVIDAHSLRTKDGAPSAAVAPVPINGFVNYVQSRGLELKPGGSSTGEALGAATMLTKSTWHPPGGAPLSPPDLVSSPRCSSSTSRQQQPPSLAEAVYSIYQERVALARTAHSPPCSPPEIWDQHSTASSIVGSSLSAFTLLPLAQGEAAGGDRGGWRKALGERGAREIPRGEFELSLTDLRSSYVDTGQGLTMLPRLGKCKRVLRRQSTSCLPDARRPLSPEPSQTLDSSTDLDSSFLVKPSSSSFSKSLDLGDSPPPTLAVDRRDSQSSQCDQYRSNKGYTPLEETGTSLESIANTPAHKPQDCDVDPSGETSPLEGTSKEQTEQQPLKIQRQYTNKEKLFMISRSDTTARLEEGDLENTGI; from the coding sequence ATGATTGCCACTGGAGGCCTCTTGAGGATCTCAGCCAGGAAACAGGATCCCTCACGGCCTCAGAGCCTCCCAAAACGCAAGCGCAAGGCCAAAAAGAAACGCAAGAACGacgtggtggtggtgaagggcaAGCTCAAGTTTTGCTCGCTCTCAGGTCTCATTGCTCTCTGTGGTATCCTGGTGCTGCTTGTGGGGATTGCTTTGGCGGTCATAGGCTACTGGCCTAAGCCTCTTTATAGAGCAGGGAGCTTTGGGGACAGCCATTTTTCACCACCTCAAGGAAGTTCTCACAAAAACCCGTCCAGGATCCAGACAGAAGATCTAGGAATATCTCAGCCAGAAGGCTCAGAAACTAACATTTCCTTGGCTGGCAATAAGAAAGGTCTCCCCCATTCTTCAACCTCCTCCACCTCAGCAAGTTTCCTCTTTCAGCTTTTCTCTAGGTATTTGCATTCAGACAAGCTGAAGGTGCTTGGGCCCCTCATCATGGGCATTGGGATCTTCCTCTTCATTTGTGCCAATGCGGTGCTCCACGAGAATCGTGACAAGAAGACCAAGATCATCAACCTGCGGGACCTCTATTCCACTGTCATTGATGCACACAGCCTTCGAACCAAGGATGGAGCTCCTTCAGCAGCTGTTGCCCCAGTTCCAATCAATGGTTTTGTGAACTATGTACAGTCTCGGGGGTTGGAGCTGAagcctggtggcagcagcactggggaAGCCTTGGGGGCTGCCACCATGCTAACCAAGAGCACCTGGCATCCACCCGGGGGTGCCCCCCTGTCCCCTCCTGATTTGGTTTCATCACCGCGCTGCTCCTCATCAACGTCTAGGCAGCAACAGCCACCCAGCTTGGCCGAAGCTGTGTACAGCATCTATCAGGAGAGAGTTGCCTTGGCCAGAACTGCACATAGTCCaccttgcagcccccctgaaaTCTGGGACCAGCACAGCACTGCCAGTTCCATTGTGGGCTCCTCACTTAGCGCCTTCACTTTGCTTCCACTGGCtcagggagaggcagcaggtggagaCCGCGGTGGATGGAGGAAGGCGCTTGGTGAACGAGGGGCCAGGGAAATTCCACGGGGGGAGTTTGAACTCAGCCTGACTGATCTCAGGAGCAGCTATGTGGACACAGGGCAAGGCCTTACGATGTTGCCCAGGTTGGGCAAATGCAAGCGGGTTCTTAGACGTCAGAGCACAAGCTGCCTCCCTGATGCCAGGAGACCCCTTTCCCCTGAACCCTCTCAGACTCTGGATAGTAGCACAGACCTAGACTCTAGTTTCTTAGTAAAGCCTTCTTCTTCCAGCTTTTCCAAATCCCTTGATTTGGGGGACTCTCCCCCTCCTACGCTAGCTGTGGACAGGAGAGATTCCCAGAGCTCTCAGTGTGATCAATACCGAAGCAATAAGGGCTACACACCCCTGGAGGAAACAGGCACCTCCTTGGAATCTATCGCCAATACCCCAGCCCATAAACCCCAGGACTGTGATGTGGACCCCAGTGGTGAAACGAGTCCCTTAGAAGGTACCAGCAAAGAACAAACAGAGCAGCAGCCTTTGAAAATTCAAAGACAGTATACAAATAAAGAGAAACTCTTCATGATCTCCAGATCAGATACCACTGCCAGGCTGGAGGAGGGGGACCTGGAGAACACTGGCATTTGA